ttggttagcaGAATCCTTCATACACCACTTCCCACCCTACCCCACTCTGCTATTAAGGGTCTCCGGGGCCTAGTATGGGGCCAATGCCAAGCCTGAAGGCAAAGCTCGGCTTTACTGAATAACAGGAACTGCTCACCCTCtactactcccattttacaggtgaagacagtgaggctcagagatgttaactCTGCTGCTCAAGGCTACGCAGCTTGGCAGAACTATGACCCGACACCAAAGCCTCCAATCAGAGGGCTTTGGCCACTGTCCCTCCAAACAGGAAGCGATTGTGGACCGAGGCCTGGTCGGAGTCTCACAGGCAGGGAGAGATGAGAAGGGACCTTCCACCATCTCAGACCCCAGCACTGAGGGTTTCTGGCTGCCACGACAGGGATGGGCCTTCTTCCATGGACCTGAGATGGcccaggttaaaaaaagaaaaaagatgactcTAGGCTTAAGTTCTTGGAGGCCAAGTTagtaaatttattgtttctttcaaagAATACATTGTTTCTCTAAAAACCTCTCAAATTGCTCCCAAACCATGTGatttaatgaaactaaaaagaaatTGGTAGCTAATTCCTGTTTCTTGGCCTGCTTTTGTCTATCCTTGTTCTGTCACGACAGCCTTGCTGATGTACTGGTACAAACACGTGTACACAAAGGAGCTCCTgccattgggggtgggggggaagaggcAGGTGCCCAGGTGCTGGGATTCTCTCCTGGAGGGAAGTAATGCTTCCCACGGGTTAGCAAAAGGGCAAATTTACTCTTTTAAGAATATCACGATGTCCTTAGAAGCGCTATTACCAGCGTTGTCCTAACTACTAGAGTTGTGCTGGAATCACCGCTCCGCTTCTGGGCACACAGCCATGCTCTAGGCTACgctgtattcatttatttgcgCCTCTCAAGAGTCTCAGCCTTGAAATGTCAAGCTTTGTGTCTAATTATGATGAAGATAACTTAGTTTGGGTACAATAATCTCTAAACCAAAATGACGACTTGTGCTTTTTCTCTCCCACTGCACACTCCCCCGCACACGCCGCCATGGGCACCGGGCAGGGGTTCCCTGGCTGCTCAGTGGAGGCGGGTTTCTCTGCTACCTGTACGCAAGGAGGCCTCCTCTGCCGAAGTCCTGCACGGGTAAAACATAGCATTCGAGAACCGGTTCTTTTGGGTAAAGGTTGTACAAGATGGCTCAACATAAGAAACTAAGAATCTAAGGTTCTACCCTAAAAACTAACTAGTATAACAAAGGATTTACCCATCTTTTCCTACTAAAAATGCTAACGGTATAAGgagacaaaaccaaaaacacattcagtatttttatttaatttcgtAGCGGACAATTTACATACCTCCCACACCCCTTCCTTTAAGTTAGTGTGacaattttccataataaactaCTTAAAGAGAAGCTTTGGTCAAGAATGGAatgaaatagcaaaacaaaaaaccaaaaaacaaaacccaaatcactgctgattttaaaaaaccaacactTTCACCAATTATCCTCAGACAAAACACACAAGAAGGTTTGCGCCATATGTGTCTTCAGTGTTTCCTGGCGGCCGGCTCTCCTGCCCATCATGCGAATGGCGGAGCTGCCCGGCGCAGCCTGTCCGTCCTCATGCTGGATCTGGGAGGCTCGCTGAGCTTCACATTATCCGAAGGCCCTGGATAGAAGACTCTAAGGTCTGGAGAGCGGCAGGAAGAACACCGATGGTCAGTGGGGACCGGCCATCCCGGCGTTCTCCCCAAGGCACTACCCCACACCCCCTCCTTCCTGGCTGAGCCCCGCCCCCTCTGAGACGGGCTCCGGGCCTCTGGCCTGCAGAGACTCTCCCAGGCAGGGCTCCCCCTGCTGGCCCTTCCAGGCCTTGCGCCGCCTGGTCGCCACGGCCCCAGCCCACAGGCTCTGGGCCACGCCTGCTCCCAGGGCACATACGTGCTTATCATCTGTGTCACTGGCCCTCACTCCAGGTGCCCTGATGGCAGGCACTCCCGTGTTTCTGTGGCCCCCATGCAGCCAGCCTGGTGCACGACACCTAGCGGTGCTCAAAGGCGGACAGACCAGAGAGGAAAATGCGCTGGAACTTCCCAGCACACtcgcaaaggagagaaaggacttGGCCGCAGGGATCAAAGGATGAAGGGCGGAGCTACCTGCCCACGTGGAGCTAACTGCACAGGTGCGCGATGCCCCAAAGCAGGTGAAGGTAACAAGGGCGAGGAGAGACTTGTAGAGGCAGCAACATCAATCATGGAACCGCACAGGCAGTGGCAGAATTCTGTAAACGTTTAACTTCTGGGGGTTAAGTCCGCAGAGCTGCACACCGGAGCTGCTCTCTTacccccgcccctcctccccgcctcctTATCCCAACCCCGAAGCTGGAGGGTGCAGAGGCCTCCGGGGTTTGTCCCTCATTGTCACAACACCCCTCCACGCGGCCTCCTAAATCCCTCTAGTCCAGAACCTCCtggccaccccctgccccccagcacgGCTGGAGGCACATCCGTGCCACCCGTTCACTCCGGCAGCCTCTGTCCAGAGTCCAGGCCACCTGCACGTCACAGCAGGTGCCTTTCCACGTCGGTTCTGGAGCGGCCCCCAGCTGCCCGCAGGCAGGGCCCGCTCTGCTCTGCTTCCGCAGGTCCCACGGCGGGGCCTGAGTGCAGCGCGCACCCCCTGAGCCGCTCGGCTGCTCTGCACGTGCTGCCCCTGCAGCTCAGACCGCTCGCCTGGAGAGGCAGCTCAGGCAGTCCGTGCAGCCCCCCAATTCCTCAAGGTGAAAACAGAGGCGCTGGCTTCTCTCCCGGAGCTCCACCCGAcccccaccctcctctctctcccacgACGAGCTCCCCGAGGGCTCCTTCACGTCCACGTCCTCAGTGCCAGCACCTGGCCCGGCACCCGGCAGTCAGGCAGTGAGTGCTGATCCGATTAGTTGGTGTCAACCATAAAAACATGTCTACGGAGTTCAGCTAGTCCGGGCCCAACCTGGGGCCCGCCACAaaagcagcccccagccccactcagTGACTCCGAGGACATCCCGAAGTGTGGACTCCACCTCAGTGAGAAAGTGCGGCTCTCCTGCTAACGACTCCCAGGCTTTCAAGAGAACCACAGCCAGTGCACCGCGCTGCTGACGTGCACCGCGCTGCTGACGTGCACCGCGCTGCTGACGTGCACTGCAGTTGACGGCTGGGTCCAAGAAATGAGGACCAGTCTTCTCATGGGAAGACTTTGAACACAAACGAGATCTGTTCTGAAAGACAGACGATACCTTGAAATCCCAAATGGTCATGGCTCCATCGATGCCAGTAGTGCAAAATTTGCGACAATCTTGCTTGTCCACCTCATAAATAGACACTTGACTGAAAAAAGGCAAAGACAAGAGAGAGACTGTAAGGCACATGGTGAAAGTGAGCTCCAACCTTCCTAGAAGGGTAACAGCGTTTTCAGGAAATGAATTGTCTATCAGTTCCTTTAAAGTGTCCATAGATACTAGTCTGTAGCGATCTgactcagaaaatattaaaatgtatcttaTTACTAGATGTCCAGAAAAGAAAgactggaaagagagaaaagctaAGAATGTGCATTAATTAGAGGGACGTGGAGAATAGAAGCAGGACAATTCAGGCCGCACATCGTGCACCCTGCGGagccaggagaggccacaaccacAGCCGTGACTGAAACGGACacactgcttaaaaaaaatacGCGAGGCATCACGAAGCACGACTAAAATCCAACTGGCTCCAAACCCAAACTCCCAAATTACCCTCTAGGACAAGGACGGCATATGAGTCAGAAGCTCTCCTTACATTTGAAATTAATCATTATTAATATTAGCAACATTCAGACACACCACAAAATTCCAACCAAGCTCAGCAGAGGAGATTGATGAAACAACTTGGCTTAGCCTGATTATCTGAAAAACTTTCAAGAAAACCAATTCCACAGCTcagacaatatttgtctttcccccCGAAATGCCTAGAACATTCCCTCTGGGGAAGAAGATGGCACACACCACCTGTTTCTGCACAGCCTATGGGCTAGAGAATAGCCTTTACAATTTTAAgtgcttagaaaaaaattaaaaggctatTGTGTCATGAcatgaaaattatgtgaaattcacatttcagtgtctataaagttttattttatttttaaataaaattttaaattaattatttttggctgcattgggtctttgttgctgctcacgtgggctttctctagttgtggcgagcgggggctactcttcgttgcagtgcgtgggtttctcactgcggtggcttctcttgctgtggagcacaggctctaggcgcgcaggcttcagtagttgtggctggcgaactctagagcgcaggctcagtagttgtggtgcacgggcttaactgcactgtggtatgtgggatcttcctggatcagggctggaacccgtgtcccttgcattggcaggtggattcttaaccactgtgctaccaaggaagtccctataaaGTTGTACTGAAATACATCCATGCATATTGATCTCTGTACTGTCCATGGCAGACTGCAGGCCACATGGCAGGGCTGTAGTAGTTGTCATGGAGACCATGTAGTCCTCGGAGCCTAAAATTTACTCTCTGGTTCCTTATACAAAAAGTGTGCTGACCCTGCTCTAGGGTAAAGAGGACTTAATATCCGCAAATAAAAGCAGTCATGCCAATCTGCAAGGGTCTTTTTATTCCTAACCTCAAAGTCTCAAAAAGGCAATGAGAGCTGTCTCTTTACAGATACACAGCCTGCAGAGAAGCTTAAGAGAATCtcacagaaaataattttgaaaatcattCAACACAGAGAAACTTGAAAAGTGTGGAGAAAAGTTCTACTATGCCTTCAAATGACTACTTTTCAATAAAGCACAGATATTTCCAGCCTATTTTAGGTCCAGGGGCCCTTTCCGCTGAACATAACAACCTGCAGTTAGAAATTCTCTCgaagagggacttccccggtggtccagtggctaagactctgagctcccaatgcagggggcccgggtttgacccctagtcagggaactagatcccgcatacagcaactaagagttcgcatgccacaactaagacccaccgcagccaaataaataatttaaaaaaagaaagtaatatgaatcttataaaaaaaaaagagagggcttccctggtggcgcagtggttgagaatccgcctgccgatgcaggagacacgggttcgtgccctggtccgggaagatcccacgtgccgcggagcaactaagcccgtgagccatggccgctgggcctgcgcgtccggagcctgtgctccgcaatgggagaggccacaacagtgagaggcccgcataccgcaaaaaaaaaaaaaaaaaaaaaaaaagagagagagaagaaattctCTCGAAGAGAAAGTCTAGAGGTTTCCATTATTCCTCCCATGATCATCACCCACATTAAAGTCTCTCAACACAAAAGGTCTAGTCAAAGAAtacagtgcagggcttccctggtggtgcagtggttaagaatctgcctgccaacgcaggggacacgggttcgagccctggtcagggaagatcccacatgccgcggagcaactaagtctgtgtgccacaactactgagcctgcgggcctagagcccgtgctccacaagagaagccaccgcgatgagaagccagcgcaccccgatgaagagtagcccctgctcaccacatcTAGAGAgcacctgtgcacagcaacaaagactcaacacagccgaaaataaattaaaaaaaaaaaagaacacagtgcATTTCTcctctagattaaaaaaaaaaaaaacccaccaagcTTTCTGGGCACGACACACTTCTACTGTCTTATTTAATCACAGATGCctgatgaaaaagaagtgaaggagttTTTTGGCTTTGTCATAACGATGCTGAAAAATCTGTCTAATTAAACGACCTTCTTACTTGTCACCTTACTTGAAATCCATGGCTGAAGTGACAGCTACCTTTCAAACAGGATATGACTGTCAGGTGCTCACTATTAGAGGAACACAACACCCAGGAAGGTCGCCTTTTGTCCTCAGTCAAGTTTCTGAGAAAGCAAGACCCAGAAGAGGCTGCCTGACAGGCCGCGCCAGCTCACGGGCCGCAGCAGGGCCTGCGTTCCGCACGTGGGACGCCCCGACCGTCTATGCCCTGAAGGACGTGATGAGTATGTGGGGGCAGCTCGCCCTCTGTGACGAGTTGGAGGTAAGAGCCTGCAGCCGGGAAGTTACAGACCCCTCGCCGCCCCCGTTCCTGAATGGATGTCTGGGCCCGCAGAACACAGAACATCACAGGGACGCGTCAGGAAACGAAGAGAGGCGAAGGGCAGCCCGGTCACCTAACACTTCTGCGCAGCCATCGGGCCGGGGGCCGGGCGGCACCTACGTGATGCTGTTCTGGTGCAGCGTCTCCAGGGCCGTGTTGCGGTCCTCGGTCGTGGCCCGCTTGTCCATGTTGCGGAAGCGCTCCATGGCCGACATGTTGCGCTGGATGCTCTGTTTCGGGATGTCTAGCTTGGAGACGAAGGTCAAGCAGCCGCGGTCGTCGCAGCTAAAGAGCATGGGGCAGCAGTCATGGCCCTGAAACGAGGGATCGGTCAGGCCCTGCGGGGTGTGCGCCCAGCAAGCACCCCAGCGGAGCAGCCCCACCATGGGAGCCTCTTGAGCTGCTTCCCCTACAAGGCTGCTGCTCCGAGCTCGAGCGCACAGCCACAGAGCACACCCTGCTCCCGTTCTGGAGAGTAAGCACAGGCCCCGGGGCAAGAGAGATGCTTACAGCGGCCACGACGCTGTTCTCCGAGACGAAGCGCACGCTCAGGAGGGGCAGGAACTCTGTCTTCAGAGTTGAGACCCTGAACACAAGAACAGTGTTAACCCGAGATGGAACGGACCACGCAGCCTCTTCAGACACAGATGACAAAGGATCCGTTCTCACGAGGGCTTTGGCAGGATGAATGAACACTTAAGTTAAGACGTAAGGCCCATGACCCAGGCCTCCAGCAATCTCCAGCATGAGCCAGCCCTGAGGTGACCCACAGACGCGCAGGCCTCTGGCCCCTCTGACTGCACCCACCCCTCCTGCACCCCTGTTCACCACCAACTGCCTTACACCGTGGTCCCAGGAGCGCTGGTTCTCTGCCGCCTCGGCCTGGCACCCCCACCCCGTTACCCACACACCCTTTCTGCTCCTCCTGCTTTTCCAAAGTCCACCCAGTCTCTGAAGCTCGGCTTGAGGTTCATCACCCCCATGAACAGCCTTCCTGGACCACTCCAGCCTGCAGCGGCTGCTCCTCTCTGGCCTCCTAGACTTGACTGCCACCGTCACGCAGGACTGAAGGCCTTTCTCCGCTCCCCTCTCCTCGCCTGTGCTCACATGGGCTCCTAGAGGGCTGGGACCACAGACATTTATGGGAGTCTATTCTGTGCCCCACCAGGCACTGGGGCAGGAGCTACGGCCACCGATGAACACGACACAGTGTTGGCCAGCCAGGAGCTCACATGCGaatggtctgtgtgtgtgtgtgtgtgtgtgtgtgtgtgtgtgtgtgtgtatacacatatatgcttCATGGTCATCTGGCCGAGAGATTACACAGATACAGCCTCAAACATGCTGGTTGATGAAGTAGGATCATATGGCTCCATGTAAAAGATGATGCATTTTGAAACTGTGTCTCAGGAGACACCCCTGCCCTATCCCTTCAGTACGAATGGTACTGGATTAAAGTCCTAACACCTCATCTTAGGCTCTCCTGTGGCATACCTGGCTCTTACTACATGAAATACTCTGATATGGAGAAGGGTAGTGGATGTAAGTAATCTGACTTACAGGACTGGAGAAGCCAAATAATAAATCAATACGAAGGTAGGCAAGAGCTTATAACATAAGCATGTGCTAAGAGCTTATTAAGCATTACTATAAACTATACAGAAATCAAATAGCCATGACAAAACATTATTGAATGACAAAGAGCAAGTTACTATACAAAATGTATACCATAATCCCACTggagttaaaaatgaaaagatatatgtgtctatatatgtACAGAAATCTTCTGGAAGGCTTCATAATTTAGACCggggagatgtttaaaaaatttttttaaaaaagttcaccCGAATCAGtaaaatgtatattctttctGAAATGTCACTTTGTTGTCGGTGTGGGGCCGGGGGAGTCAGATGTGGCTGGCTCCCTGCATGGGGGACAAGTCAGGAAACCCTTCCAGGTGGGTTACCTTTAGCTGCCAACAGAAGGGACTCACCGGGACGGAACCAAGATTCACAAGCGGCCAGGACTGCGGtcgccctctctctccctctagacTTCACAGGCAGACACAGCAGAAGTCTGATGAGACACACACTGCTCTCCTCAGGGCCGAGCAGGCGCGTCTCTGCGATTCGGGCCCCCCCAGCGCACACACCGGGGGGACGGGCTCCCAGGGTGTCAAGTGTCACTGCGTGAAGGCCCACACGAATGGAGCACTGGCCACCGACTCCACAGAGTAAGAACACATCTCCCACCTCATCTAAGGCTGCCGGACGCCACTTAACGTGCTGTGAGGAATCCACAGGGACAGACTAAACTGCCGTCTGAAGGAACCCTTACCAGGAGCAAAGCAGGAGACTCCTTTGGAGGAATCACAATCAGCACTTCCATTAAGAAGTGTTTCTGGAAGTGAGACCTAAGTCTTCAAAATTTCCCCAAATGGACGATCTCAATGTGTGAAGGTAACTTGAAAGGCTGCCTTGCAACCCGGTTCGGAGTTTGACGCTGGTGCCCTGCGCTTATACCCAGGGAAGGGCAGCCCAGCCTCAGGCCAGCTGCTGAGATCCCACCCCACTCCTAAGTCCAGACGAAGGCAGATACTCACTGCACACATTTTGAGGCATCAGCAACGGACACGGTGCTGTCGTGGCTGACCCAGGCCAGGCGGCTCCCGCTGGCGGAGAAGCTGACCCCGTGCACCCAGCCGCCAGTGCCACTGCCACCAAACTCTGACATCAGCTGACCAAAAGGCATCTTGCTGCCCCAGGGTGTACTGGCTGGCTTCTCATCCACTTCTTTAATGTAGGCAGAAAACACTCTGTGGTTTAAgggcaggaagagaaggaaagagtaaATGAAAATATCCGTATATAGAAACAGGCCACAGGCAGCTGCTATGAGGTGTCCCCAAATGAAAAGATACTGACTCATCAAAAGCAAAACCTGATGACAGACAAGTTCAGATACACAAACCTCTTAAAAGACACAGAAGGGTTCTACGGGCTGCCTACAGGTCAATTCAAGTTTGGCCTGCGTCGTGTCAGGCACTACTCTTGGGGCACAGCTCTAGGAGTGATGGACACAAAAGCCCTTCCCTCCTGCAGTGCACCCGGGGGAGGACcttgctgtcctgcccctccccgccccctggcCCATGGCAGACTCTGCTAAATGAGCACAGCAGACTTTCACGTCTGCTTCACCATCATTCTTAACACAGCAGTCCAGAGCCCACACAGTCAAATGGTAGGAGAGAGGAAACTATTTGCTACTCTGCAATGAACCAGtggcattaactcatttaaagaaagaaagggagggacttccctggtggtccagtggttaagactccatgctcccaatgcagggggcccgggtttgatccctgctcagggaactagatcccacatgctgcaactaaggagctcgtctgctgcaactaagacctggcaaaatgaaagaaagaagaaaagaaggaaagaaagaaagaaagacagagagagaaagaaagaaagaaaagaaagaaggaaggggggaaggaaagaaaagaaagaaaggaaggaaggaaagaaaggaagaaagaaagagacatccAAAGAGAAAGTCAAGGGAGGCCAGTGAGAGTGGGCAGGCTCTCCCGAGTGTCACCCTCAGGTCCACTGTCCAGCCTTTGTGGCAGGTCTAGTCTGGGATGAAGGCGGGTCCTTTACAGCCTGGGGTCATCAGTCTCATTCTCTAATTCCATGAAGCTGTGTGTGAGGATGTTCTGACCCAGAGTTGGGAAGCAGAAGGGCTAGAGAACAGCTGGGGATCTGCCCTccaatgctatttcttttttttttttgcggtatgcaggcctctcgctgttgtggcctctcccgttgcggagcacaggctccggacacacaggctcagcggccgtggctcacgggcccagccgctccgtggcatgtgggatcttccctgaccggggcacgaacccgcgtcccctgcatcggcaggcggactctcaaccactgagccaccagggaaggcccaatgCTATTTCTTTATACCGCTTCTCTTCAAAAACTTCTGAAACTTAAAGACTCCCGAAGTGATCTGGGATATTTTCCCCCTAAAACATTAACGGCGGCAGCAGCTCTGTAAGAGGCAGGACAGTGGAGAGGCAAAGGAAGCCTCGAATTATCTTGTAAGTTAGATGATGTGACCTCAGAATCTCTGTGCTTTAAATCTGCATCACGATGGCTACTGCTTTAGTCATCACAAGCCAGGAAAGAACTGTGCTGCCAAATGGAGAGTTCGAACAGAAAAGACCCTTACCCACAGGACCACAGGTCAAAGCCAAtgttttttctgaaaattaataCTAACAAAAGAATTGTAAGCTATTTGTACAAGCAGATTTTTAGACACAGCCTGACAATCCAGGTGGTATGGTTAAATTCCATCTTCTAAGGGAGCTGGAAGGACGCTGGGTAACACATCACAAACAACAAAACTCCTGAATATGAAAAAATCTTTACTGTTAACACTGGCTCTCAAGTAGAAGAgccaatatttttccaaaaagtaCCTTGACACTATCGTACTCCCATCCCACAGCCAAATTCCCAtacatatcctttaaaaaaaaaaacccaaaccaaaaaacccataaGGATTCTTGGATGTAAATCACTGGCCAGCTTTTCTGGAATTTCTCCACATAGCTTACCAAAGAATGCTGCACCCCAGCTCCCAACCCACCACAGAGTCAACATGAAGCAACATTTGCTCTTCTTCTGGCTAaggccggggtggggaggggggagcctTCTTGATAAAGAACAGCTTTAAAAAGCAATTACACTTTATGACCCTTAAAGCTCTCAGCAAAGTGGCTGTGTTTC
The DNA window shown above is from Kogia breviceps isolate mKogBre1 chromosome 14, mKogBre1 haplotype 1, whole genome shotgun sequence and carries:
- the ARPC1A gene encoding actin-related protein 2/3 complex subunit 1A isoform X2, with the translated sequence MSLHQFLLEPITCHAWNRDRTQIALSPNNHEVHIYKKNGSQWVKAHELKEHNGHITGIDWAPKSDRIVTCGADRNAYVWSQKDGVWKPTLVILRINRAATFVKWSPLENKFAVGSGARLISVCYFESENDWWVSKHIKKPIRSTVLSLDWHPNNVLLAAGSCDFKCRVFSAYIKEVDEKPASTPWGSKMPFGQLMSEFGGSGTGGWVHGVSFSASGSRLAWVSHDSTVSVADASKCVQVSTLKTEFLPLLSVRFVSENSVVAAGHDCCPMLFSCDDRGCLTFVSKLDIPKQSIQRNMSAMERFRNMDKRATTEDRNTALETLHQNSITQVSIYEVDKQDCRKFCTTGIDGAMTIWDFKTLESSIQGLRIM
- the ARPC1A gene encoding actin-related protein 2/3 complex subunit 1A isoform X1 gives rise to the protein MSLHQFLLEPITCHAWNRDRTQIALSPNNHEVHIYKKNGSQWVKAHELKEHNGHITGIDWAPKSDRIVTCGADRNAYVWSQKDGVWKPTLVILRINRAATFVKWSPLENKFAVGSGARLISVCYFESENDWWVSKHIKKPIRSTVLSLDWHPNNVLLAAGSCDFKCRVFSAYIKEVDEKPASTPWGSKMPFGQLMSEFGGSGTGGWVHGVSFSASGSRLAWVSHDSTVSVADASKCVQVSTLKTEFLPLLSVRFVSENSVVAAGHDCCPMLFSCDDRGCLTFVSKLDIPKQSIQRNMSAMERFRNMDKRATTEDRNTALETLHQNSITQVSIYEVDKQDCRKFCTTGIDGAMTIWDFKNSATACAVP